From Candidatus Synechococcus calcipolaris G9, a single genomic window includes:
- the purB gene encoding adenylosuccinate lyase, producing the protein MIERYTLPPMGTLWTDGYKFKTWLQVELAVCEAQAQLGLMPLSALETIKAKADFDPDRILEIEAEVKHDVIAFLTNVNEYVGEDGRYIHLGLTSSDVLDTGLALQLMASLNLLSQQLETLIQVTRAKAQEHRYTVMVGRSHGIHAEPITFGFKLAGWLAELLRHRDRLCQLHKTIAVGKISGAVGTYANIDPKIEAIACQNLGLHPDTASTQVISRDRHGEYVQVLALLAASLERFAVEIRNLQRTDVLEVEEFFSKGQKGSSAMPHKRNPIRSERLTGLARILRGNAIAALENMALWHERDISHSAVERVILPDSSILTYFMLVETTELIRTLQVYPENMQRNMNLYGGVIFSQRVLLTLVEKGMVREDAYALVQRHAHAAWNQENGNFLENLRGDTAVTAQLSADELANCFNPQHHLQHLEEIFQRLSI; encoded by the coding sequence ATGATTGAACGCTATACCCTGCCCCCCATGGGAACATTGTGGACTGATGGTTATAAATTCAAAACTTGGCTCCAGGTTGAACTAGCGGTTTGTGAGGCCCAGGCCCAGTTGGGATTGATGCCCCTCTCTGCCCTAGAGACGATCAAAGCTAAGGCGGACTTTGACCCCGATCGCATCCTGGAAATTGAAGCCGAAGTCAAGCATGATGTGATTGCCTTTCTCACCAATGTGAATGAGTACGTGGGGGAAGATGGCCGCTATATTCACCTCGGTCTGACCAGTTCCGATGTCTTGGATACGGGCCTGGCCTTACAATTGATGGCCAGTCTCAACTTGCTTTCCCAGCAACTGGAAACCTTGATCCAGGTGACGCGGGCGAAGGCCCAGGAGCATCGCTATACCGTCATGGTGGGACGAAGTCATGGTATCCACGCTGAACCCATTACCTTTGGCTTTAAGTTAGCGGGTTGGTTGGCCGAACTATTGCGCCATCGCGATCGCCTGTGTCAACTCCATAAAACCATTGCCGTGGGAAAGATCTCTGGGGCGGTGGGAACCTATGCCAATATTGATCCCAAGATCGAAGCAATTGCATGTCAAAACCTAGGACTGCACCCGGATACCGCTTCAACCCAAGTGATTTCCCGCGATCGCCACGGTGAGTATGTCCAGGTTCTTGCCCTATTGGCCGCATCCCTAGAACGGTTTGCCGTGGAAATCCGTAATCTTCAGCGCACCGATGTTCTGGAGGTGGAAGAGTTCTTTTCTAAGGGACAAAAAGGCTCCTCCGCCATGCCCCATAAACGGAATCCGATTCGCTCCGAGCGGTTAACGGGTTTAGCCCGAATCCTACGGGGCAATGCGATCGCTGCCCTGGAAAATATGGCCCTGTGGCATGAACGGGATATTTCCCACAGTGCCGTCGAGCGAGTGATTCTGCCCGATAGTTCCATCCTGACCTACTTCATGCTCGTGGAAACTACCGAGTTGATTCGCACCCTTCAGGTGTACCCAGAAAATATGCAGCGGAATATGAATCTCTATGGTGGGGTCATTTTCAGTCAGCGGGTTCTATTAACCTTGGTGGAAAAAGGAATGGTGCGGGAAGATGCCTATGCCCTAGTGCAACGCCATGCCCATGCCGCCTGGAATCAAGAAAATGGTAACTTCTTAGAAAATCTCAGGGGAGATACCGCCGTTACCGCCCAATTATCGGCGGATGAACTGGCCAATTGTTTTAATCCCCAGCATCACTTGCAGCATTTGGAAGAGATTTTCCAGCGGTTAAGTATTTAA
- a CDS encoding AAA-like domain-containing protein, whose protein sequence is MSSPEIDLSVPYQVGGSLPSACPTYVERQADRDLYGGLRAGEFCYVLNSRQMGKSSLRVQVMQRLQGDGYACAALDITKIGSQNINADQWYASLIGALVQSFQLADVFNLRSWWRDRQLMSPIHRLGEFMEQVLLHHRTCPLVIFIDEVDSLLSLPFSTDDFFAWIRSCYNQRADDPSYQRLTFALLGVATPDRLIEDKQRTPFNIGRAISLEGFQLEEATPLLEGIRSLSDQPQALLRAVLTWTGGQPFLTQKICRLLQVRDQFVPSGEAEDHVERLIQKMILQDWERQDEPEHLKTLRNRLLADEQRSGRLLGMYQKILEQGSIPLDNSPEERSLSLTGLVCQRWGQLQVFNPIYAHVFNGNWVEEQLAQLRPYSDSFQAWLRSGGQDSSRLLRGQALQDALLWANGKSLSDLDYQFFAASQDLNQREMQHTLLLERQEKQAIAAANAILDQAQHRARRLMRQAMTALAMVSLLSLGVGIVLIKTNYDLRASRISLTLEQESIDSLSRFSGQELPALVSAIAAGRTLDELVGNTPLSDYPTTRPIFALNTLLGQIHARNQWQAPGNTRENSMVGSGFIDAETIVTISEGGELILWNQAGLPQAEFPLNRDDIGGVRFHREGDRLALLTTSGMVELWQLKPDITFLAKLGGANSQIVSFRFSPDNTEMAALSKEGRVYRWNNQGELLGEFSAHQGQGYSMSYSPDGQFLATTGSDGHIRRWNLGGELQADWQAPPNQPVDQNSLTFLGDGLLATVGVDGILRLWDSNGQQRNQWRVSTAPVYYVGYDPRGYLITLSNDNVIRLWNENGLLHTELRGHEQFVNSVQFDTQGEWLISSDRGGGIYLWQIKNQRHRVWPANQESLWALAFAPDGETLATGGKDGRVRLWQKDGTFLAETPILDPAGINSLAFTSSGQQVAIAASHDIYLWQQEQMDPPEKLWHSEARLYTVAVSPDDRYLVAGDGQGMIHRLNLQDQSQLSFGGSGESIWSLSINPVTGLLASTGEGGSVKLWNIEAGTLAQTLEPNQGWLAMVRFSQDGQTLIAGGDGGWINVWNGQGQNHQQFRGHLRSILSLGLSADGQMIAAASQDRTVSLWSRSGQPLGQTTAVPGVSYGVDISATNPPVVAIAGQNDQIILTAFYPLPELLQYACDWLRDYRYQNKDVAQVCPG, encoded by the coding sequence ATGTCTAGTCCTGAAATTGATCTGTCCGTCCCCTACCAAGTAGGGGGCAGTTTACCGAGTGCCTGTCCAACCTACGTAGAACGCCAAGCCGATCGCGACCTCTACGGTGGTTTGCGAGCAGGTGAATTTTGCTATGTCTTAAATTCTCGGCAAATGGGGAAGTCCAGCCTGCGGGTACAGGTGATGCAGCGGCTTCAGGGGGATGGCTATGCCTGTGCGGCCTTAGATATTACAAAAATCGGTAGTCAAAATATTAATGCGGATCAGTGGTATGCCAGTCTGATTGGTGCCCTTGTCCAAAGCTTTCAGTTGGCGGATGTGTTTAATCTACGGTCTTGGTGGCGCGATCGCCAACTCATGTCGCCCATTCATCGCCTTGGGGAATTTATGGAACAGGTCTTACTGCACCATCGCACCTGTCCCCTGGTGATTTTCATTGATGAGGTGGATAGCCTCCTGAGCTTGCCCTTTTCCACCGATGACTTTTTTGCCTGGATCCGTTCCTGCTATAACCAACGGGCCGATGATCCCAGTTACCAGCGGTTGACCTTTGCCCTTTTGGGGGTAGCCACCCCCGATCGCCTGATTGAAGATAAACAACGCACCCCCTTTAATATTGGCCGGGCCATTTCCCTAGAAGGGTTTCAGTTAGAGGAAGCAACACCCCTCCTAGAGGGAATTCGTTCCCTCAGTGATCAGCCCCAAGCACTCCTAAGGGCAGTCTTAACCTGGACGGGTGGTCAACCCTTTCTCACCCAGAAAATTTGCCGTCTTCTCCAGGTTCGGGATCAGTTTGTCCCTAGTGGAGAGGCGGAGGATCATGTTGAGCGACTCATTCAGAAAATGATCTTACAGGACTGGGAACGGCAGGATGAGCCAGAGCATCTAAAAACCCTACGAAACCGTCTATTGGCCGATGAACAGCGGAGTGGCCGTCTACTGGGAATGTATCAAAAAATTCTAGAGCAGGGCAGTATTCCCCTGGATAATAGTCCGGAGGAACGCTCGTTAAGTTTGACGGGACTCGTATGCCAGCGGTGGGGGCAGTTGCAGGTCTTTAATCCCATTTATGCCCATGTGTTCAATGGAAATTGGGTGGAGGAGCAGCTCGCCCAGCTACGTCCCTACAGTGATAGTTTTCAGGCGTGGTTGCGATCGGGGGGCCAGGATAGTTCACGGCTGTTGCGGGGACAGGCTCTCCAGGATGCCCTCCTGTGGGCCAATGGCAAGAGTTTGTCGGACTTAGATTATCAATTTTTTGCCGCCAGCCAAGATCTAAATCAGCGGGAAATGCAGCATACCTTGCTCCTGGAACGCCAGGAAAAGCAGGCGATCGCTGCGGCCAATGCTATTTTAGATCAGGCCCAACACCGGGCTAGACGGTTGATGCGCCAAGCCATGACGGCCCTCGCCATGGTGTCGTTACTCTCCCTGGGGGTGGGTATCGTCCTCATTAAAACCAACTATGATCTGCGCGCCTCGCGGATTAGTCTGACCCTAGAACAGGAGAGTATTGATAGCTTAAGTCGCTTTTCTGGCCAGGAATTACCGGCCCTTGTCAGTGCGATCGCCGCGGGGCGTACTCTAGATGAATTGGTTGGGAATACTCCCCTGAGTGACTACCCCACCACCCGGCCGATCTTTGCCCTGAATACCCTACTGGGTCAGATTCACGCCCGCAATCAGTGGCAAGCCCCAGGGAATACCCGAGAAAATTCCATGGTGGGGAGTGGGTTTATCGATGCCGAAACCATTGTCACCATTAGTGAGGGGGGAGAATTAATCCTTTGGAATCAGGCTGGTTTACCCCAGGCTGAATTTCCCCTCAACCGAGACGATATTGGTGGTGTCCGTTTCCATAGAGAGGGCGATCGCCTCGCTCTGTTAACCACGTCCGGCATGGTGGAACTCTGGCAACTGAAACCGGATATCACCTTCCTGGCTAAACTAGGGGGAGCCAACAGCCAAATTGTCAGTTTTCGCTTTAGTCCCGACAACACGGAAATGGCCGCCTTGAGCAAGGAGGGGCGGGTCTATCGCTGGAATAACCAGGGAGAATTACTGGGGGAATTTTCAGCCCACCAAGGCCAGGGATACAGTATGAGCTACAGTCCCGATGGTCAATTTCTGGCAACCACCGGTAGTGATGGCCATATTCGCCGCTGGAATCTAGGGGGAGAACTTCAGGCGGACTGGCAGGCTCCCCCCAATCAGCCGGTAGATCAAAATAGTTTGACGTTTTTAGGTGATGGCCTGTTGGCGACGGTGGGGGTCGATGGCATTTTACGACTATGGGATAGCAATGGTCAGCAACGAAATCAGTGGCGAGTCAGTACCGCGCCCGTGTACTACGTCGGCTATGATCCCCGTGGCTATTTAATTACCCTCAGTAACGATAATGTGATTCGCCTCTGGAATGAGAATGGCTTACTGCACACGGAGCTAAGGGGCCATGAGCAGTTTGTCAATAGTGTGCAATTTGATACCCAGGGGGAATGGTTAATCAGTAGCGATCGCGGCGGTGGCATCTACCTATGGCAGATTAAGAACCAGCGTCATCGGGTGTGGCCGGCGAATCAAGAGAGTCTTTGGGCCCTGGCCTTTGCCCCGGATGGTGAAACCCTGGCCACGGGAGGAAAAGATGGTCGGGTACGTCTCTGGCAAAAGGATGGTACCTTTTTAGCGGAAACACCGATCCTGGATCCGGCGGGGATTAATAGTTTGGCCTTTACCAGCAGCGGTCAACAGGTGGCGATCGCCGCGAGTCACGATATTTATCTCTGGCAACAGGAACAGATGGATCCACCGGAAAAACTTTGGCACAGTGAGGCAAGACTCTACACCGTCGCAGTCAGTCCCGACGATCGTTATCTGGTGGCGGGGGATGGTCAGGGGATGATTCATCGGTTGAATCTTCAGGATCAGAGTCAATTGAGCTTTGGTGGCTCGGGGGAAAGTATTTGGAGTTTAAGCATTAATCCCGTGACTGGACTTTTAGCCAGTACCGGCGAAGGGGGCAGTGTCAAACTCTGGAACATTGAGGCCGGCACCCTAGCGCAAACCTTAGAACCCAACCAAGGCTGGTTAGCGATGGTGCGTTTTAGTCAAGATGGTCAAACCCTGATTGCGGGGGGGGACGGGGGCTGGATTAATGTTTGGAATGGCCAGGGGCAAAACCATCAACAGTTTCGTGGCCATTTACGCAGTATTCTCAGCCTAGGTCTGAGTGCGGACGGTCAGATGATTGCCGCCGCATCCCAAGATCGTACCGTGAGTCTCTGGTCCCGCAGTGGCCAACCCCTGGGGCAAACAACAGCAGTTCCCGGTGTCTCCTACGGCGTAGATATTTCAGCCACAAATCCTCCTGTGGTGGCGATCGCCGGTCAAAATGATCAAATTATTCTCACGGCTTTCTATCCGTTGCCGGAACTCTTGCAGTATGCCTGTGACTGGCTACGGGACTATCGCTACCAAAATAAAGATGTTGCTCAGGTTTGCCCTGGTTAA
- a CDS encoding helix-turn-helix domain-containing protein: protein MPNLNHLDQDRAAKLAEIGAFLQEKRQELGLPLDEIAAKTMIRQSILEAIEAGTIAHLPEPIYTQGFIRRFADALGLEGKVIASEYPTETHVYTVEQKKESPRRLSTPQLRPIHLYLAYFFLVIGSVAALAYIFKPTVQGIADGDTAPDVTATPEASPSPAATTFPETVQNSPSPSPESSPPLADQPVQVDVTLEGDSWIEVEVDGTMVFVGMMETGSEQTWKGKERIIVRSGNAGAVNIAYNNNPAEKMGALGDVEVKEYGPSGSGETSVNNSMNNQATTVPDSTSSTY from the coding sequence ATGCCAAATCTGAATCACCTCGATCAAGATCGGGCAGCAAAACTGGCGGAAATCGGTGCGTTCTTACAAGAAAAGCGTCAAGAACTTGGCTTACCCCTAGATGAAATTGCCGCCAAAACAATGATTCGCCAATCCATTCTGGAGGCCATTGAAGCCGGCACGATCGCCCACCTGCCGGAGCCAATATATACCCAAGGGTTTATTCGCCGCTTTGCCGATGCCCTTGGCCTAGAGGGTAAAGTCATCGCATCGGAATATCCGACGGAAACCCATGTTTACACGGTTGAGCAAAAGAAAGAGAGTCCGCGCCGCTTATCTACCCCCCAACTGCGGCCGATTCACCTATACTTAGCCTACTTTTTCCTAGTAATTGGCTCAGTGGCGGCCCTTGCCTACATCTTTAAGCCCACCGTCCAAGGTATTGCCGATGGGGATACCGCTCCAGACGTTACCGCTACCCCTGAAGCGAGTCCCTCTCCCGCTGCCACAACTTTCCCGGAAACAGTCCAAAACAGTCCTAGCCCTAGCCCAGAATCCTCTCCCCCCCTCGCCGATCAGCCGGTACAAGTGGATGTCACCCTAGAGGGAGATTCCTGGATTGAAGTTGAGGTGGATGGCACCATGGTTTTTGTGGGCATGATGGAAACCGGCAGTGAGCAAACCTGGAAAGGCAAGGAACGCATTATTGTGCGTTCGGGGAATGCGGGAGCCGTGAACATTGCCTACAACAATAATCCAGCAGAGAAGATGGGGGCCCTGGGAGATGTGGAGGTTAAGGAGTATGGCCCGAGTGGGTCTGGGGAGACCTCTGTGAACAATTCTATGAATAATCAAGCAACTACTGTCCCAGATTCTACGTCATCTACCTACTAG
- a CDS encoding pseudouridine synthase — protein sequence MEQRLQKILSQWGITSRRQAEEWIKAGRVRVNGQLAHLGDRADPDRDRIEYNGKWLNPQYPPDRVYLLLHKPLGVICTCHDPQGRVTILDILPKHYQETPGLHPVGRLDADSTGALILTNDGELTFCLSHPRHHIPKTYHVWVEGSPSKSALRQWRNGIPLDGQQTLNAQVNVLKKSDQPTPRTLLKIVLHEGRNRQIRRIAQYLGYSVLALHRLAIGPIQLSCKRQGKLDVGQVRVLSNHELNQLEQTGHSKGEFPPIIG from the coding sequence ATGGAGCAGCGTCTTCAGAAGATTCTTTCCCAATGGGGAATTACCTCTCGCCGCCAAGCTGAAGAATGGATTAAAGCTGGCCGGGTTCGGGTGAATGGTCAACTGGCCCACCTGGGCGATCGCGCCGACCCCGATCGCGATCGCATTGAATATAACGGGAAATGGCTCAATCCCCAGTATCCACCCGATCGGGTTTACCTTCTCCTCCACAAGCCTCTAGGGGTGATCTGCACCTGCCATGACCCCCAGGGACGGGTTACTATTCTCGATATTTTGCCGAAGCACTACCAGGAAACCCCTGGGTTGCATCCCGTGGGCCGTTTAGATGCGGACAGTACCGGTGCCCTGATTCTCACCAACGACGGTGAACTAACCTTTTGCCTCAGCCATCCCCGCCACCATATTCCCAAGACCTATCATGTCTGGGTAGAGGGAAGCCCATCGAAGTCAGCATTACGACAATGGCGAAATGGCATTCCTCTGGATGGCCAGCAAACCCTAAACGCCCAAGTGAATGTCCTTAAAAAATCCGACCAGCCTACCCCAAGAACCCTGCTCAAAATTGTCCTCCACGAAGGTCGGAATCGACAAATTCGTCGGATTGCTCAATACTTAGGCTATTCTGTCCTTGCGCTCCATCGCCTGGCCATTGGCCCGATTCAACTGAGTTGCAAACGTCAGGGGAAATTAGACGTGGGCCAGGTGCGTGTATTGTCCAACCATGAGCTAAACCAACTAGAACAAACCGGACATTCAAAGGGGGAATTTCCCCCTATCATAGGGTGA
- a CDS encoding chemotaxis protein CheW translates to MAINSPRRLRHRQAKQIILRQFLTFTIRQEQFALPIETVLKVIPLHQIHGDPERGGIGLITYQNQEVFVIDIGCCLFRDAMMSPEVDQQRFLLLLQRQESSDHELIGLPIADPPTLERVPADQVAPLPKNYLHWGNIHGVSSRMITSPENANLPPIFVIDLEQILASLAEMNTSQT, encoded by the coding sequence ATGGCCATTAATTCCCCCCGTCGGCTCCGCCATCGTCAGGCCAAACAGATTATCCTGCGGCAATTTCTCACCTTTACCATTCGTCAGGAACAGTTTGCCCTCCCCATTGAAACGGTTCTTAAAGTTATTCCCCTCCATCAGATCCATGGGGATCCGGAAAGGGGCGGGATTGGCCTCATCACGTACCAAAATCAAGAAGTTTTTGTGATTGATATTGGGTGCTGCCTATTTAGGGATGCAATGATGTCCCCGGAAGTAGATCAACAGCGTTTTCTCCTGCTATTGCAACGTCAAGAAAGTAGCGATCATGAGTTAATTGGTTTACCCATTGCAGATCCACCCACTCTGGAGCGGGTTCCGGCAGATCAGGTTGCGCCCCTGCCAAAGAACTACTTACATTGGGGAAATATTCATGGTGTCAGTTCCCGCATGATCACCAGTCCAGAGAATGCCAATTTACCCCCTATTTTTGTGATTGACCTAGAGCAAATTCTGGCATCCCTTGCCGAGATGAACACTTCGCAAACATAA